From the genome of Acidihalobacter aeolianus:
AAGCGGTTTCTGCAGGGGCTTCGGTGCTGTCCATAACGCCCGGCCACGACCCACTAGAGGCGCAGTTGCTGGTGCCGAGCCGCGCGGTTGGATTCCTGCACACGGGATCGACGGTTTTGCTGCATTACGCGGCATTTCCATACCGCGAGTTCGGTGCATTTCGAGGCACGGTGCGCAGCATCTCACCCAGCGCCCTGACGCCGGCGGAAATCACGACACTAACCGCTGGCGGACGCAGTAATGTGCCGCTTTATCGGGTGATGGTGTCGCTACACGACACGGCGGTAACGGTCGGTGGGCGGCCCGCACCGCTGCGCGCAGGCATGCAGTTGCAGGCGGAAGTCACGCTGAACCGGTTGCGGCTGATCCAGTGGGTGTTCGAACCGCTTTACGGACTGGGACATGGCTTTCTTTCCGGCAAGCCTGCATCCGCACCCGCTGCTAAGCCGGCCAACGCGGCACACGAGGGAGCCTCATGAAATCCGGAGGAGCTCTGCTCGGCGGCCTGCGTTTCGGTTTCGGCCGGAGGGTACCCGTCGTACTGCAATCGGAGGCCGCCGAGTGCGGTCTGGCCTGCCTGGCGATGGTCGCCGGCTATCACGGCTACGAGACGGACCTGGGTGAAATGCGACGGCGCTTTACCGCTTCGCTCAAGGGGATGCATCTCTCGCGTCTGATGCAGGTCGCTGCCGAACTGAGGTTGGATGCCCGCGCCGTTCGGTTGGAACTGGACGAACTGGCCCGTCTGCGCCTGCCCTGCATCCTGCACTGGGACATGAACCACTTCGTGGTACTGACGGACGTCGATCGCAACGGAGCGACCATTATCGATCCGGCACACGGTCGGCTTACATTGCCGCTCTCCGAGGTATCCGAAGCGTTCACCGGCGTGGCGCTGGAGCTGGTGCCGGCTGCCAACTTCGAACCGGCGGCGCGAAAACCGAGTGTGTCGCTGCGTGCCCTGGCCGGCTCGGTGGAGGGGCTAAGATCGGCGCTACTGCGGGTATTCGCGCTGGCACTGGTACTGGAGGTGCTAGGCATCCTCGGGCCGTTCTACATGCAGTGGGTGCTCGACGAAGTGCTGGTGATCAACGATCACTCGCTGTTGACCCTGCTGGGGCTCGGGTTCCTGGCGGTGACGCTTTTCACCGCGGCATTTTCCGTGCTGCGCTCGTGGGTCATTCTCTACGTCAACGCGACGCTGGGCGTGCAGTGGGCGACCAACGCCTTTGCGCATCTGATGAAGCTGCCGCTGGACTTTTTCGAGCGGCGCCACATAGGCGACGTTGTCTCGCGCTATGGCGCGATCCAGAACATTCGCCAGACCATCACCACCGAACTGGTCAGCGCGGTGCTCGACGGCATCATGGCGAGCGCCCTGCTGATCGTGATGAGCATCTACAGCCTCGAGTTGACCGCCGTGGCGATCGGCATCTTGCTGCTCTATCTGTTGCTGCGTTGGGTGGCCTACGAACCGCTGCGTGCAGCCACCGAACGGCACATCTACGCCGGGGCGACCCAGCAAAGCCACCTGTTGGAAGCGATTCGGGGCGTGCAGGCGCTCAAGCGCTTCAACGCGGACAGTGCCCGCACTGCACGTTTCGGGAACCTGCTGGTGGAAACCACCAACCAGCAAATCCGCGAACAGCAGCTGTCGATCCTGTTCGGCGCGGCACAACACCTGCTGCTGAGCGCAGGCCACGTTGCGGTGATCTGGCTCGCGGCCCTGCAGGTGATGCACGGTGGCTTCACTATCGGCATGCTGGTCGCCTACGCAGCCTACGCCAGCCAGTTCATCGGGCGCGGCGACGGGCTCATCAACGCCTGGATTTCCTTCCGCATGCTGCGCCTCTATGGCGAGCGGCTGGCCGATATTGCTCTCGCAGCGCCGGAAAAGAACGTCGAATCCACCTATCTGGGGCCCGATCCAGCGCCGCACCTGTTGGCAAAAAACCTCGCCTACCGTTACGGTGCCGACGAGCCGTGGGTGTTGGAGGATGTCTCCTTCGAGCTTGCTCCCGGTGAATCGCTGGCCGTTGTCGGCCTTTCCGGCTGCGGCAAAAGCACGTTGGTCAAGCTCCTGCTCGGATTGCTTACGGCGGAACGAGGGGAACTGTTGATGGGCGAGGTCGACGTGCGCCAACTGGGGCTGCGCCGCTATCGCGCCCTGGTCGGCTCCGTCATGCAGGCCGATACACTGTTTGCAGGCACGCTAGCCGACAACATCGCGCTGGCAAATCCAGAGGCTAGCCTCGACGACATCGTCGCCGCCAGTCGTGCGGCCGCCGTGCACGACGAGATCGCCGCACTGCCCATGGGCTATCAGAGCTTGGTTGGCGATATGGGCTCCGTGCTCTCCGGTGGGCAGCAGCAGCGCGTGCTGTTGGCTCGCGCGCTCCTGGCAAAGCCCCGCGTATTGGTGCTCGACGAGGCGACCAGCCATCTCGACAGCCTGCGCGAGCGCCAAGTGAACGACAACCTTCGTGCACTGGGTATAACCCGCGTGGTGATCGCACATCGCTGGGAAAGCATTGTGCAGTGCGACCGCATCATGCGTCTGAGCGACGGGCGCTTGAAAGAAGTATCGCGCCAAGTGCTCGAAGGGAATCTGCTGCATCAGCCTGATGCGGAGCTTGTCTGAGTTGGGAAGTAAAAGGTGGGGAGACGTCCAGTCAGAACGGATCTGTATCCCCTAAAGTTAGCAAGCTCTTACTGGCGCATGCCCATCCCACGACAAAACGGTTAATGCGCATATCAAATTTGTAATTTTAATTACTTATACATGAAACCAATTGCATGGATTAGGCCCAATCAGTACTGATAACTAGTTCGTCAGCCAATAGATAGCGAATCTCGGCATTGAAAGTTCTTGCATTAAGCGAGAAGCTCGCGGGAAGCGTTCCCGTGATTGTGAGACCAGCGAGGGATGGAATCATGCGTGAATTGACTTTGGATGAAATCGAAGAAGTATCTGGTGGGCTGAGTTTGAAAGGAGGTGTGGAACTCATAGGCGCTGTTGGCGGCGTCGCAGCGGTAATCGGCGCTCCTGCCGCCGCAGGATTTGCTGCTGGGATCGTTCTCGCGTACGCGATTGCCGAGGCTGAAGGGTAAAGCTTAAGTCATGAAACCTGATAGAGGCGGGCTCGGTTTCTTACTATTCTTAGCTCTGTTAATTGTCGGTATAACCGAGCTCGCCTTTTACGCATATCACAGCATTGAAGGTGTTCCAGAAAATTCGAATCAGATAGTCGGCATTGTCGTTACTGTGGCATTCGTGTTCGTCTACGCTTCCGTTTTTTGGGCCTACTTCAGGGGAGCTAGAAAAGGAGCAATAAGGCTAGGTATCGCAACCACCCTCTACAATTTGGTTATGTGTTTATCAATTATCAAGGAAATTCCACTGTGGCTACAAGTAGTAGCTCTTGTGATTTTCTTGGCGGCCATATCTCCTCTCTGGAAAAAGGGGATTTTAGGCTTTCATGAACATAAATAATTTAAGATAAGCAACTTCTCATCAATGTTCTTATGCATATTTTTCTGGCTAATAATCTCTGCGTAAGTTCCGTTTAAATTAAGGATAGCTCCACTTCAGATCCAGGACTTCCCTGCAATTCCATTTTTTTTCATTTGCAGCGATTAACTGTGTGTCATGATGCGCTTTAGCCTTTTTATTTGGGGCTTCACCGGATTGAGTGGGTAACTCACTATATACTGCTTCAAAAATTCGCCTCGCGCGAATTATTCGAAAACCTGTCTCTAGGCTGCATTGACAGTTCTGGTATGGCGCTGCTGAGCGCTATCGCGATTTTTTATAAGAAACATGTAAATGCCCAAGGCGATTGTTGATGCGGGCCTTGAGGTTTGGTTTTGGGGAAGTCCCTAACAATGATCGATAAGAAGTGTGCGTTTTTATTGTTTATTTGTCTGGCGCTTATATTAGATGGAGTCAGCATCGCTCAGGCAAACTCAGGGGGGGGTTCTGCCTACGGCTATAGTGCTGATCCCTGGGATACACAGGCTCTGGTGCCCGAACAAGGTCGTTACAACGCCAACCGTACGAACCTACCAGTAGCGCCGTCAGCTACTCCCCCCATTCCTGGAATGATCGCCCGGCTGCGCTCGTTGCCAGCCTTAACAGCCTGGGCGTTGCAGCACAACCCACAGACGGCCGCGGCCTGGGCATCGCTGCGCGCAGCCGCAGCCGCTCTGGGTGTCGCCAAGGGGGCGTGGTTGCCCACGTCTAGCGTGATAGTCAACGACCAGCGCAGCGGTACCACCTACGACATCGGCATCAGTCCGCCGCCCGTCAACGGCGTCTACAACAGCCTGACGCTGAGCGAGACGCTGTTTCATTTCGGCTACCGCCGGGCGACGGTGGATCAGGCGCGTGCCAATGTCCTGGCGAGCCGCTTCGATGCCAATGCCGCCTTGCAGTCCATCGCCTTGAACGTCGCCGTCGACTATTACGATATGGCTCAGGCCCGTGAAGAGGTCCACATTTACCGTCAGGGCGTCGCCGAGGCACACGAAATTTACGCGGACGCGGAGGCGCAATACCGCGTGCATCTGAAATCCGCAACCGATGTCTATCAGGCACAGATGGAACTGGCACAAGCGCAGGAGCAGCTGCATTCCGCTCAGGGCCAAGCGGCCGCGCAGCGCGGCATACTTGCAGAGGCGGCTGGTCTGCCGGTAACGACGCCCCTGTCCGTCTACCCCTTACCCGTGCCACGCGATACCGTTCCGGCATCCATTCACGCGTTGTTGCGCACCACCCTGCGCAAAAACCCGACCCTGCTGGCGGAGCAAGCCCGCGTACGTGCAGCTAGCGCCGCAGTGCGCCAGGCCGCAAGTGCGGACAGCCCCAGCCTGTCGCTAAACGCCGGTCTGGGGAAAAATGTACTGAGCA
Proteins encoded in this window:
- a CDS encoding peptidase domain-containing ABC transporter, with product MKSGGALLGGLRFGFGRRVPVVLQSEAAECGLACLAMVAGYHGYETDLGEMRRRFTASLKGMHLSRLMQVAAELRLDARAVRLELDELARLRLPCILHWDMNHFVVLTDVDRNGATIIDPAHGRLTLPLSEVSEAFTGVALELVPAANFEPAARKPSVSLRALAGSVEGLRSALLRVFALALVLEVLGILGPFYMQWVLDEVLVINDHSLLTLLGLGFLAVTLFTAAFSVLRSWVILYVNATLGVQWATNAFAHLMKLPLDFFERRHIGDVVSRYGAIQNIRQTITTELVSAVLDGIMASALLIVMSIYSLELTAVAIGILLLYLLLRWVAYEPLRAATERHIYAGATQQSHLLEAIRGVQALKRFNADSARTARFGNLLVETTNQQIREQQLSILFGAAQHLLLSAGHVAVIWLAALQVMHGGFTIGMLVAYAAYASQFIGRGDGLINAWISFRMLRLYGERLADIALAAPEKNVESTYLGPDPAPHLLAKNLAYRYGADEPWVLEDVSFELAPGESLAVVGLSGCGKSTLVKLLLGLLTAERGELLMGEVDVRQLGLRRYRALVGSVMQADTLFAGTLADNIALANPEASLDDIVAASRAAAVHDEIAALPMGYQSLVGDMGSVLSGGQQQRVLLARALLAKPRVLVLDEATSHLDSLRERQVNDNLRALGITRVVIAHRWESIVQCDRIMRLSDGRLKEVSRQVLEGNLLHQPDAELV
- a CDS encoding TolC family protein, with the protein product MPALTAWALQHNPQTAAAWASLRAAAAALGVAKGAWLPTSSVIVNDQRSGTTYDIGISPPPVNGVYNSLTLSETLFHFGYRRATVDQARANVLASRFDANAALQSIALNVAVDYYDMAQAREEVHIYRQGVAEAHEIYADAEAQYRVHLKSATDVYQAQMELAQAQEQLHSAQGQAAAQRGILAEAAGLPVTTPLSVYPLPVPRDTVPASIHALLRTTLRKNPTLLAEQARVRAASAAVRQAASADSPSLSLNAGLGKNVLSNQPDESSFSIGLKLNIPLDLSYSAAYQMQQNRALMQEAQAQVRVTANAVQLSVWENYARWRGAVRAYKAARQQVASARKAVDGIRTEYRIGLASMLDLVTAEQNLISARIVLVEVMNEVAVDRAQLYRNVGFNPIPSR